A stretch of DNA from Arachis hypogaea cultivar Tifrunner chromosome 19, arahy.Tifrunner.gnm2.J5K5, whole genome shotgun sequence:
GCATAATGTAAATTATAGGCATACAGAATTCAAAGAAATACTAACTTAAGCAGACAACTAATAGTGGGCCATTTAAGGAAACAAGTAAAGaggttttttgtatttttgataaatttggaACATAATCCAGTTCCCATATCATCATCATAAAACTTGTAAAGAACAAATAATTTAACAACACTTGGCTtccacaaaaaaaataatttacttacCGTTTCAACTGCATTCTCAAACAGCTCTCTTGCTCTCTCCAATTTTGTCTTTCCATATCTCTTCACAAATTTAGACAGATATGTGACCCATATGTCTTTCACATGTGGATACTTGAATATCTTCACCCCTCTTTCATACACTTTAAAAGCATCTTCAAAGTATTTATGTTCCTGTATGCATCAGTGTAACAAACTATCAATATCAACCCAAATCACtagaaatcatggaaaataaataagaaaataagtaTTAAACACAGTCTTTGCTCCATACCTCCAGAAAGTAggcataattaataattatttgtggTGTGGCTATTCGTAAATCTAATATCCGCTCATAAACAGCCCGGGTAGACTCCAAAGTACCTAGACTCTCCTCCAAATCGACGTAAAAGGTCCACAATCTCAAAGATTTATGCAACTTCATCTGAACTGGTTCATTCCCATCAGCAGCCACTAAAAGTAAAACATAAGGAAAAAACATAGAACTTAGTTCATTTCCCTCAACAAACACAATTGATATCAAACTACTAGAATGGAAGTACAATGTATTAAGCAACATCAATTCAAGAATACCTCTTCGTTTGACTTCAACTGATGGTTCTGCTGTAGCCCGCCTCATAAGATCAAGTGCTCCTTTAAAATTCTTATGTCTCAACTCCATTTCTGCCCACTCACACCAGACACTAGCCAGATTATCCACAGTTTTATAATTCACTTGTACCGCCTTGTCAAATATGACCCGGGCATTGGCAAGATCTTTATGATGTTCATACAGCTTGGCGAAGGCAACCCACAAAGTATGAGGCTTTCCCACTGCCTTCATGGGATCAATTGTCCTGACAGCCTCGGTATAAGTCAGTATCTGCCTCGTAGGATTACCCTCAAAAAGCTTCACCCTCCGATGCCACTGCTCCACATTGTGAGGATTCTGGCGCAATAGCACACTGTTAGCCAACTCCGGCCTCCTTTCCATAAGGTAATCAAAACGTGCCAACCTCAAGTCTATGTCATTCTTGTCATTCAACCAAAACCCACGTAAGATCTTCCTCTCAAAATCCTCCCCTTTAAACCGAACATCCTCCTCTTCCCCATCCCCAAAACCGTTTTCTTCACCATTATCTTCTTCCTCCTCGTCACTCATTCCCATCTCCTCCATCTTGTAAGCAAGCATGCTCTCCTCAAACTGTGAATACGAATCGAAAATCACACCGAAATCCCTAACAGTCACAACAGTTGACATCCCTTCTTCGAACACATCCCTCGCCTTCTCGTGCAAACCCCTCCTAATATAATACTCGGCCAACGAAGTCCACAACCTGCCAACCTCATCAGTGAACTTCCTAATCCCGCCCCTAATTATGGCATCTACATTTAACCCCGAGACCTCATTAGCATGCCTAGTGAGCAATTCACACAACTCCAACCACAATCTATGCCTAGTCTTCCCCTTAATCGAGAAAAACGTGCCATCATTCAAAACCGAAGCCAACCTTTCAGCAGCCTCCTGCCACAAGCAAGAATTCACCAAAAACTCAATAAAATCCTCAATATGGGAAGGATCATACTTCAAGTACCTACGATAAACCCGAAGAGAAGTCTCTATGGGCACACCCCTCTGACTCACGAAAACCAAATAGGGTTCCCAGATCCTATCATGCTGAGTGACCGGCAAAGCGCAAAGAGCTCGATCGAAGGTTCTCCTGGTTCTTGTAAGAAGCTTCTGGTGGGTTAGGGTTTGGAGGTACATGATCCAGATTCGAGGCATCTTGTGCATAGTGACGAGAGCACGCTCGAAAGTGTTGTTGAGTGTGTCGTATTGAGAGTGAGTGATTGGGAGGTTTCGAACGAGATCGAGGCGCTCGCGGAGGTAAGCGTGCCAGAGCTTGTAGGAACCTGGAAGGGCTTTGAGAGCGCGTTCGTAAATGACGAAACGTTTCTTGAAGGGAGATTCGGAACGAGCAATTAGGTATCGCCACCATAGCTTGAGGCTGAAAGGGTTTCGGAGAATCTCTTCCTCGTACAGAAGGTCGTCTTGGGAAGGGTACAGGTCCTGAGAAATTGACGATGATGAAGGCATCACGGCGGAGGAGAATTCGGATACGGAAGCTTATCAATCTAAGAACAGCAGCAGCAGAAAAAGTGTGATGAGAAGATGTAGACTAGTAACGACTGTGCAAAAATAAAAATTGcatagtttttatgaaaataatttttaccaTATATAATTTTAAGACTTAATGTAATCCATCAGTATTTTTTGGATGCCATTAAGATTAACATAATTTTAAGACTTAATATaatccatatcaaaataattttgttaactAAGATTAACAAAGTTTTCAAAACAATTTTAACAAGGTCAACACAAAAATTAACATGCTTTAACAAAGATTAATAAAgttttcaacccaattttaaCAAGCTCAGCACAATAACAAGAGTTAATCAACCAAGAACAAGTCAGTAACagaactaaaatttattttcaagcaGTGAGCAAAGCTAAATCAACCAAGAACAAACAAGGATGAACAGCGAATCAGTATCAATTTATCATCAAGCAGTAAGTCAGTAACAAGATTAATCAACTAAGAACACGCAAGAACAAGCCAGTAACAGAGTTAAAATTTATTATCAAGCagtgagcaaagccaatcaaCCAAGAACAAAGCACTGAACAATTCTAGTGCATCCTGGCATTACCTTCGGCGAGGGCAGGGAGCAGAGATTTGAGGGAGATCGCCGGACGACGAACACGATGGACGGACGACGAGCGAAGAGATGCGGAGCAGGACCTGGAGACACTGGCGTTGGGCGAACGAGGGGAGGGCCTTCGAGAACAACGAACCAGGAGGATTGGCGAACGACCACCACGAACCAGGCGGCGACGGTGAGATGAACGGCGGCGCTATGGAGGCTAGGGTTTTCAAGGAAGAGCTGAGATGGAACTATGGAGGCTAGTGGTTTCTCGGTGACAGCGTGAGAGTGAAAGGGGAGAGACTGGTTTCTGGGTTTGAATTCAGAAACCCTTTTGATGAAATagcaaaacggcgtcgtttaaaGGAACCggtcggttttcagaaccatcaTCAACAGTGACAACTCCACCGAGAATGTGCAAGAATGGCTAAGCACTGGGGAAGCTATCAAGCTAAGACCGAAAACAACAAGGGTAAAATGGGTACATCATATCGTTTCATGAtgagattaaattaattttttaatttcaatttcttctttgAGGCTGATTAATTTAGGAATCTATTGTATATTGAATTATTGTGTATGTATAGAAAGAGACTTGAACATTATCAtattttattaacataaaaaa
This window harbors:
- the LOC112777339 gene encoding uncharacterized protein, yielding MPSSSSISQDLYPSQDDLLYEEEILRNPFSLKLWWRYLIARSESPFKKRFVIYERALKALPGSYKLWHAYLRERLDLVRNLPITHSQYDTLNNTFERALVTMHKMPRIWIMYLQTLTHQKLLTRTRRTFDRALCALPVTQHDRIWEPYLVFVSQRGVPIETSLRVYRRYLKYDPSHIEDFIEFLVNSCLWQEAAERLASVLNDGTFFSIKGKTRHRLWLELCELLTRHANEVSGLNVDAIIRGGIRKFTDEVGRLWTSLAEYYIRRGLHEKARDVFEEGMSTVVTVRDFGVIFDSYSQFEESMLAYKMEEMGMSDEEEEDNGEENGFGDGEEEDVRFKGEDFERKILRGFWLNDKNDIDLRLARFDYLMERRPELANSVLLRQNPHNVEQWHRRVKLFEGNPTRQILTYTEAVRTIDPMKAVGKPHTLWVAFAKLYEHHKDLANARVIFDKAVQVNYKTVDNLASVWCEWAEMELRHKNFKGALDLMRRATAEPSVEVKRRVAADGNEPVQMKLHKSLRLWTFYVDLEESLGTLESTRAVYERILDLRIATPQIIINYAYFLEEHKYFEDAFKVYERGVKIFKYPHVKDIWVTYLSKFVKRYGKTKLERARELFENAVETAPADQVKPLYLQYAKLEEDYGLAKRAMKVYDEATKAVPNDEKLSMYEIYIARASEIFGVPKTRQIYELAIQSGLPDKDVKTMCLKFAELEKSLGEIDRARAIYGHASQFANPRSDPEFWEKWHEFEVQHGNEDTFREMLRIKRSVSASYSQTHFILPEYLMQKDQTVNLDEAKDKLKQAGVPEDEMAALERQLAPATNDTATKERKVGFVSAGVESQTDGGLRVSANHEDIELPEESDSDDEEKVEIAQKDVPSAVFGSLVRGRDEGGMNGEADGTKDQDNESRLGALERIKRQKTK